The following proteins come from a genomic window of Musa acuminata AAA Group cultivar baxijiao chromosome BXJ1-7, Cavendish_Baxijiao_AAA, whole genome shotgun sequence:
- the LOC103992196 gene encoding aluminum-activated malate transporter 4: MAPKLGSFHYNFEQRSKERLLSSTLLPHLYDDPSTRQGGCFRRLADRIAAAWAFIRWLAVEGWEFGRSDPRKVVFAAKMGLALTLISLLIFLREPFRDLTKYSVWAILTVVVVFEFSIGATLSKGLNRGLGTLLAGGLALGVAELAILTGDLEEVTVVISIFVAGFFASFIKLYPTMKPYEYGFRVFLLTFCFIMVSGYRTRAFIETAVSRFLLIALGAGVGLGINICIYPIWAGEDLHNLVAKNFTGLAKSLEGCVNGYLQCVEYERVPSKILTYQAYDDPLYSGYRSAVQSTSQEDALLGFAIWEPPHGPYKMWNYPWKCYVKVSGSLRHCAFMVMALHGCILSEIQAPPESRQIFSSELKRVGFEGAKVLRELGDLIKTMRKLDKPNFLFEVHEAAEVLQKKIDRKSYLLVNLESWEGVEFTDGTKGIPGRPNITEDDSKCYTGRSNGEAVVDHRSPPLSTSSDIHNLVTSDTGSLPKMDSMFKRQMQWPGRQSFNLEAMLNGEESRTYESASALSLATFASLLIEFVARLQNLVDAFEELSEQANFKGNVDEPVSETAGLWTRIRKFHVRKEELV; the protein is encoded by the exons ATGGCCCCTAAACTGGGATCCTTCCATTACAACTTCGAGCAGCGGAGCAAGGAACGGCTCCTCTCCTCCACCCTCCTCCCCCACCTCTACGATGACCCCTCCACCCGGCAGGGAGGCTGCTTCCGCCGCCTGGCCGATCGGATCGCTGCCGCGTGGGCCTTCATCCGGTGGTTGGCCGTCGAGGGTTGGGAGTTCGGGCGGTCGGACCCACGGAAGGTGGTGTTCGCCGCTAAGATGGGCCTCGCCCTCACCCTCATCTCCCTCCTTATCTTCCTCCGGGAGCCCTTCCGGGACCTCACCAAGTACTCCGTCTGGGCCATCCTCACCGTCGTCGTGGTCTTCGAGTTCAGCATAG GTGCCACTCTAAGCAAAGGGCTTAATCGGGGTTTAGGAACATTACTTGCCGGAGGCCTTGCTCTAGGTGTTGCAGAACTAGCAATACTCACCGGAGATTTGGAGGAAGTAACTGTAGTTATTAGCATCTTTGTTGCTG GATTTTTTGCAAGCTTCATAAAGCTCTACCCGACAATGAAGCCTTATGAATATGGCTTTCGAGTCTTTTTGCTCACATTTTGTTTCATAATGGTGTCCGGATATAGGACAAGGGCATTTATTGAGACTGCAGTGAGCCGGTTTCTATTAATTGCTCTTGGAGCTGGTGTTGGTTTGGGAATAAATATTTGCATTTATCCAATCTGGGCAGGAGAGGATCTGCACAACCTGGTAGCAAAGAACTTCACAGGTCTAGCTaagtctttggaag GTTGTGTCAATGGATACCTTCAATGCGTTGAATATGAAAGAGTTCCTTCAAAAATTCTTACTTACCAGGCTTATGATGATCCTCTGTACAGTGGGTATCGATCTGCTGTACAATCAACAAGTCAAGAGGATGCTCTT TTAGGTTTTGCTATCTGGGAGCCACCACATGgtccttacaaaatgtggaattaTCCCTGGAAGTGCTATGTTAAAGTTAGTGGTTCGCTCAGGCACTGTGCCTTCATGGTTATGGCATTACATGGTTGTATACTATCAGAGATTCAG GCCCCACCAGAAAGCAGACAAATTTTTAGCAGCGAGCTGAAGAGAGTTGGTTTTGAAGGTGCTAAAGTGTTACGCGAGCTTGGAGATTTAATTAAGACAATGAGAAAACTGGATAAACCAAATTTTCTCTTTGAAGTCCATGAGGCAGCTGAAGTTTTGCAGAAGAAGATAGACAGGAAATCGTACCTTCTAGTGAATCTAGAAAGCTGGGAGGGTGTAGAGTTCACTGATGGAACAAAGGGAATCCCTGGCAGACCTAACATCACGGAAGATGATAGCAAATGCTACACAGGAAGATCTAATGGTGAAGCAGTTGTCGATCATCGATCACCACCACTTTCTACAAGTTCTGATATTCACAACTTAGTCACAAGTGACACCGGTTCTCTGCCAAAGATGGACTCCATGTTCAAGAGGCAGATGCAGTGGCCTGGAAGGCAGTCGTTTAATTTAGAAGCCATGCTTAATGGAGAAGAGTCGAGAACCTATGAAAGCGCTAGTGCATTGTCACTGGCAACGTTTGCTTCGCTTCTCATTGAATTTGTTGCGAGGCTTCAAAATTTGGTGGATGCATTTGAAGAGCTAAGTGAACAAGCCAATTTCAAGGGGAATGTAGATGAACCAGTGTCGGAGACTGCTGGGCTGTGGACCAGAATCAGGAAGTTTCATGTGAGAAAAGAGGAATTAGTTTAG
- the LOC135679999 gene encoding cell number regulator 10-like, whose protein sequence is MFIYGMLLAFLASDIISVSVIVSEEMYPSKVGGPASAPPVTGVPMAHNAFGGAETQPVWSTGLCDCMDDFGNCCMTCWCPCVTFGRVAEIVDRGTTSCGASGALYALIMAFTGCQCIYSWFYRTKMRAYYNLPDSPCCDCCVHFCCETCALCQEYRELKNRGFNMALGWHLNVEREAGGGMTQPPMMQGGMMR, encoded by the exons ATGTTTATATACGGGATGCTTCTTGCATTCCTCGCATCAGATATCATCTCTGTATCTGTCATTGTCTCCGAAGAAATGTATCCATCCAAGGTTGGTGGGCCGGCATCTGCACCGCCGGTGACCGGCGTTCCCATGGCTCACAATGCCTTTGGTGGTGCTGAAACCCAGCCGGTGTGGTCCACCGGTCTCTGTGATTGCATGGATGACTTCGGCAACT GTTGCATGACTTGTTGGTGCCCGTGCGTTACTTTCGGCCGGGTCGCGGAGATCGTAGATAGAGGCACAACCT CGTGCGGGGCGAGCGGAGCGCTGTACGCGTTGATAATGGCGTTTACTGGCTGCCAGTGCATATACTCGTGGTTCTACAGGACGAAGATGAGGGCTTATTACAACTTGCCCGATTCCCCGTGCTGCGACTGCTGCGTCCACTTCTGCTGCGAAACCTGCGCTCTGTGCCAGGAGTATAGAGAGCTCAAGAACCGTGGATTCAACATGGCcctcg GGTGGCATCTTAACGTGGAAAGGGAGGCCGGAGGAGGAATGACACAGCCACCAATGATGCAGGGAGGCATGATGCGTTGA
- the LOC135679150 gene encoding probable glutathione S-transferase DHAR2, chloroplastic, whose amino-acid sequence MSAATATIAPAAFLSRSSSLLASTAAVRLRSSRRCFRVLPVRASSPSEPPFEVCVKASITVPNRLGDCPFSQRVLLTLEEKRLSYDMKLVDLGNKPEWFLQISPEGKVPVIKLDEKWIADSDIITKSLEEKYPVPSLETPPEKASAGSKIFSAFIGFLKSKDPNDGTEQALLDELTLFNEYLKDNGPFVNGDSISAADLSLGPKLYHMEIALGHYKNWSVPESLAYVRNYMKSIFSMDSFVKTRALPEDVIAGWRPKVIG is encoded by the exons ATGTCGGCGGCGACGGCAACCATCGCTCCCGCCGCCTTCTTGTCCCGTTCCTCGTCCCTCCTCGCATCCACCGCCGCCGTCCGCCTCCGCTCATCCCGGCGCTGCTTTCGTGTGCTCCCCGTCCGCGCCTCGTCCCCCTCGGAGCCCCCTTTTGAGGTCTGCGTCAAGGCGTCCATCACCGTCCCCAACCGACTTGGCGATT GTCCTTTCTCGCAAAGGGTTCTCTTGACCCTCGAGGAGAAGCGTTTATCGTATGACATGAAATTGGTCGATCTGGGAAACAAGCCAGAATG GTTTCTGCAAATAAGCCCTGAAGGAAAAGTTCCTGTCATTAAGCTTGATGAGAAGTGGATTGCTGATTCAGACATTATTACAAAATCATTGGAAGAAAAATACCCTGTTCCGTCTTTAGAGACGCCTCCAGAGAAGGCTTCAGC tggttcaaaaatcttctcagcTTTTATTGGTTTCTTAAAAAGCAAAGATCCTAATGATGGCACAGAACAAGCCTTGCTTGATGAGCTGACTTTGTTTAATGAATACTTAAAGGACAAT GGGCCTTTTGTGAATGGTGACAGTATATCTGCTGCTGATTTATCCCTTGGGCCTAAGCTTTATCATATGGAGATTGCCCTTGGTCACTATAAGAACTGGTCAGTTCCAGAATCACTTGCATATGTGAGGAACTACATGAAG TCGATTTTCTCCATGGATTCATTCGTCAAGACTCGGGCACTCCCAGAGGATGTCATTGCTGGATGGCGTCCAAAAGTCATAGGTTAA